In Aspergillus luchuensis IFO 4308 DNA, chromosome 1, nearly complete sequence, the following are encoded in one genomic region:
- a CDS encoding SET domain protein (COG:S;~EggNog:ENOG410PTTX;~InterPro:IPR001214;~go_function: GO:0005515 - protein binding [Evidence IEA]), giving the protein MAAKRVSDNGPKDTSSSRTRSLRKRTQEEGGDADRSPSKRPKRSSPAPSRTLRSQTQRGQEGEDEDISPSKQSETIPPTPSETSESQEGQGQEGGEAGSSPSKRGITTLHTPSQPLQSQEEQRQEGGEDTESSFRNRPNASFPAPAQLSGSQTKRRQEGEDAENTPNKRLKMGTFQPRPLSPAFILDRDQILHAFMYDLYEVNKIHNESENNKVARLDYEARCIYASRALEKALTCTLWSFDEANMDCEEREASRLRIFAENFGWPMLAICVQAEAFRRLCKEESTLMWKAVYRKFQEHNYNIWIQASTRGFEWRKLLAPYAGDAAPPKLNHVLASRNEAENLRHTHPHEIVIKEEERQVRSPKFQNRLQKHIEASIFHPRDWQTAKDPEHRGLKKDPTLREGLNYGLCDLCAEGKICECRIKEAPFEFVQLVETPKGVGVRALTRFEKGDILGEYIGELHPPCYQGDLIYALTMQGKVDVDEEIALICPMEYGNFTRFINHSCRPNTTFERRTIGNRATMTVEVVRNIQPFEELTINYGREYWKGRTCICGEEGCYTQQERRKKRQQEREMERRKQRDMQLEASKNVAEEVDKDKEECLAKEVNEEEAEAAAAAAEEEQTDEEEADEEETDEEETDEEETEEEEAGEEEVEERPPNKKPEEAKASSRKWSKGGSSLEAEEGPSKSKPKEKIASSKVGKG; this is encoded by the coding sequence ATGGCTGCGAAAAGAGTTTCGGACAACGGTCCGAAAGATACCTCCAGCTCACGAACACGATCTCTGAGGAAGCGTAcgcaagaggaaggaggagatgcaGACAGGTCTCCTAGCAAACGGCCCAAAAGGAGTTCCCCCGCTCCATCCCGAACATTGCGATCCCAGACACAGCggggacaagaaggagaagacgaagacatcTCTCCTAGCAAACAGTCTGAGACAATCCCCCCGACTCCATCAGAGACATCAGAATCCCAGGAGGGGCagggacaagaaggaggagaggcagGCAGCTCTCCTAGTAAGCGGGGCATTACGACTCTCCACACTCCATCCCAGCCACTACAATCCCAGGAGGAGCAGAggcaggaaggaggagaagacacaGAAAGCTCTTTCAGAAATCGACCTAACGCGAGTTTTCCCGCCCCAGCGCAACTATCAGGATCCCAAACAAAGCggcgacaagaaggagaagatgcagaAAATACTCCTAACAAACGACTCAAGATGGGCACCTTCCAGCCCCGCCCATTATCCCCAGCATTTATACTGGATAGAGACCAGATCCTGCATGCGTTCATGTACGACTTATATGAGGTCAACAAAATACACAACGAAAGTGAAAACAACAAAGTGGCAAGATTGGACTACGAGGCGCGGTGTATTTACGCATCACGGGCCTTAGAAAAGGCCCTTACTTGCACATTATGGTCATTTGATGAGGCCAACATGGATTGCGAGGAGCGAGAAGCGAGCCGACTACGGATTTTCGCCGAGAACTTCGGCTGGCCCATGCTTGCGATATGTGTACAGGCGGAAGCCTTTCGAAGGCTATGTAAGGAAGAAAGCACATTAATGTGGAAAGCCGTATATAGGAAATTTCAGGAACACAATTACAATATCTGGATTCAGGCTTCTACGCGTGGTTTTGAATGGCGCAAATTGTTGGCGCCATATGCGGGGGATGCTGCTCCACCCAAGCTCAACCATGTATTGGCTTCCAGAAATGAAGCGGAGAATCTCAGACATACACATCCTCATGAAATAGTCataaaagaagaggagagacaaGTTCGCTCACCGAAATTCCAAAATCGCTTACAGAAACATATCGAAGCTAGCATTTTTCACCCCAGGGATTGGCAAACGGCGAAGGATCCAGAGCATCGGGGGCTGAAGAAGGATCCAACCCTGCGAGAAGGCCTTAACTATGGTCTTTGCGATCTCTGCGCCGAAGGGAAAATCTGCGAATGTCGAATAAAGGAGGCCCCCTTTGAATTCGTGCAGTTGGTGGAAACACCCAAGGGTGTCGGGGTACGTGCTCTTACGCGATTTGAGAAAGGAGATATCCTGGGTGAATATATTGGCGAGCTCCATCCACCTTGCTACCAAGGTGACCTCATATATGCGCTTACCATGCAGGGTAAAGTCGACGTAGATGAGGAAATTGCTCTAATTTGCCCGATGGAATATGGGAATTTCACTCGGTTTATCAACCACTCCTGCAGGCCCAATACAACTTTTGAACGGCGGACAATTGGGAACCGGGCAACGATGACCGTGGAGGTCGTGCGGAATATCCAACCTTTTGAGGAACTCACGATTAACTATGGCCGGGAATATTGGAAAGGTCGAACATGTATttgtggagaggaagggtgtTACACTCAGcaagagaggaggaaaaaacGGCAACAGGAACGGGAGATGGAACGGCGAAAGCAAAGGGATATGCAACTTGAAGCATCTAAGAATGTTGCAGAGGAAGTGGAcaaagataaagaagaatGTTTAGCCAAGGAGGTtaatgaggaagaggcagaagcagcagcagcagcagcagaagaagaacagaccgatgaagaagaagccgacgaagaagaaaccgacgaagaagaaaccgacgaagaagagaccgaagaagaagaggctggagaagaagaggtcgaAGAAAGGCCACCAAACAAGAAacccgaagaagcaaaagcaTCATCAAGGAAGTGGTCAAAAGGAGGATCATCattggaagcagaagaaggcccATCAAAGAGTAAGCCCAAAGAAAAGATAGCATCATCGAAAGTTGGGAAAGGATAG
- a CDS encoding uncharacterized protein (TransMembrane:1 (i12-33o)), with protein sequence MPSSTPISTASIHCSLLIGLTYLFLTLVISVLLPPSLFFPLFPSSAIQGLPVRVCSHVSFFTCPVRYRSDQESLSLKPWESVGPSTQKCLVLVLPPSAPHFSSVSQAPNSSSSLLPAENYRKGQKPAK encoded by the exons ATGCCGAGCTCAactcccatctccaccgcgTCGATCCACTGCTCTCTTCTCATCGGCCTCACATATCTTTTCCTCACTCTGGTCATTTCcgttctcctccctccctcccttttcttccctctttttccaTCCTCTGCCATCCAGGGACTTCCCGTGCGTGTTTGTTCCCACGTTTCCTTTTTTACTTGCCCT GTTCGCTATCGCTCGGACCAGGAGAGCTTAAGCCTTAAGCCTTGGGAGTCCGTCGGTCCCTCCACGCAGAAGTGTCTCGTTCTCGTTCTCCCTCCGTCCGCGCCTCACTTTAGCAGCGTTTCGCAAGCGCCCAACTCGTCAAGCTCTCTTCTACCTGCAGAGAACTACCGAAAGGGCCAGAAACCAGCAAAATAG
- a CDS encoding histidine phosphatase family protein (COG:G;~EggNog:ENOG410PKMG;~InterPro:IPR013078,IPR029033;~PFAM:PF00300): protein MDPSINPSIHPFHLQFSSYSLHPKRNHTQPSPPSSNPMTPSTPTESHWRFSTVTGYFYQSEPSTDPNTFNYASSNFGLIPRAYPTDADLGPNINQKTTWERFAHHVRTLNAQSTDPNVRYKVLFLGRHGEGYHNVAEREYGTEEWDKHYSLLPGNGTSNWVDARLTEVGKSQARTAHNTWKQQLKEHIPTPEKFYVSPLNRCLETAWITFVGTGMEGTEPFRPVVKELLRETIGQHTCDGRSSKTAITTEYPTYIIEEGFTENDEMYDAELRESDSARDKRFRDLMQDIFSTDEDKMFLSLTAHSGAITSLLNVFGHRRFSPLETGGVIPVFVREERVQGPLPVMEVEPWFGVPK from the exons atggatccatccatcaatccatccatccatccatttcatcTCCAGTTCTCATCTTACTCCCTCCATCCAAAAAGAAACCATACCcaaccctctcccccatctTCGAACCCAATgaccccctccacccccaccgaATCGCACTGGCGATTCTCCACCGTAACAGGCTACTTCTACCAAAGCGAGCCCTCCACCGACCCCAACACCTTCAACTAC GCATCCTCCAACTTCGGCCTCATACCCCGCGCCTACCCCACAGACGCAGATCTAGGCCCCAATATCAACCAAAAAACCACCTGGGAGCGCTTCGCCCACCACGTGCGCACCCTCAACGCCCAATCCACTGACCCTAATGTCCGCTACAAGGTACTCTTCCTCGGCCGCCACGGAGAGGGCTACCATAACGTAGCGGAGCGGGAGTACGGCACGGAAGAATGGGAT aaacattactccctcctccccggcaACGGCACAAGCAACTGGGTCGATGCCCGTCTCACAGAGGTGGGCAAATCCCAAGCGCGGACCGCGCACAATACCTGGAAACAGCAACTCAAGGAACATATCCCCACTCCGGAGAAATTCTACGTTAGTCCGTTGAATAGATGTCTTGAGACGGCATGGATTACTTTCGTCgggacggggatggagggtACGGAGCCGTTTCGGCCGGTTGTTAAGGag CTCCTCCGCGAAACCATCGGCCAACACACCTGCGACGGCCGGTCCAGCAAAACAGCCATAACGACCGAATACCCCACCTACATCATCGAGGAAGGCTTCACTGAGAACGACGAGATGTATGATGCCGAGCTCCGGGAATCTGATTCCGCGCGGGACAAGCGATTTCGTGATCTGATGCAGGATATCTTTTCCACGGATGAGGACAAGATGTTCCTGTCGTTGACGGCGCATTCCGGGGCGATTACGAGTCTTTTGAATGTTTTTGGGCATCGGAGGTTTTCGCCTCTTGAGACCGGCGGTGTTATTCCGGTTTTTGTTCGTGAGGAGAGAGTGCAGGGGCCGTTGCCCGTTATGGAGGTGGAGCCTTGGTTTGGAGTTCCTAAGTGA
- a CDS encoding ACT domain-containing protein (COG:S;~EggNog:ENOG410PX8X;~InterPro:IPR018717;~PFAM:PF13840,PF10000) — protein sequence MPPTPGESNLQTLLASLSPILHPDIFVFLTIPHTSISQASPDLHSLQPQLLFQEAEGTTYIVTRERAEAHGFTDYVFPCRMITISVHSSLEAVGLMAAISAKLKDAGVSANVVSGFYHDHVFVPEGKEEVAMRALEELSGK from the coding sequence atgCCCCCAACTCCCGGCGAATCcaacctccaaaccctcctcgCCTCACTCTCACCAATTCTCCACCCGGACATTttcgtcttcctcaccatcccccacACCAGCATCTCCCAAGCAAGTCCAGATCTCCACAGCCTGCAACCgcagctcctcttccaggAAGCAGAAGGCACCACTTACATTGTGACTCGTGAACGTGCCGAAGCACACGGCTTCACTGATTATGTTTTCCCCTGCCGCATGATTACCATCAGCGTGCACTCTAGTCTTGAGGCGGTGGGGCTGATGGCTGCTATTAGCGCTAAGCTTAAGGACGCTGGGGTGAGTGCGAATGTGGTTAGTGGGTTCTATCATGATCATGTTTTTGTTcctgaggggaaggaggaggttgcaATGAGGGCGTTGGAGGAGTTGTCGGGGAAGTAA
- a CDS encoding uncharacterized protein (COG:S;~EggNog:ENOG410PZAI): MDEVVACERADRDHKLARIEELIRQTPSQHVEPSDLKAAGIRHLPLSLDGDSEHHPRFFNPYPEELPLPEKEDEKNLLEFPPDPKHILWDTRDMEIFFTNHFSNSWEYASDEYPNNPPPSGIYREIGDYKFGQLLESVGFNWYAVTVTEYPEGNYPHFKAMLESEAIGDDRLLRGEIMTITDIMAARLRTRSLRSHIIAPMLVISLMGPRHARVLEADFDGEMLNIRASKLYDFSRKNTESAQLITRYWLGGACGQTTMETMKSK, translated from the exons ATGGATGAGGTTGTCGCGTGCGAACGAGCTGATCGCGATCACAAGTTGGCTAGGATTGAAGAGCTGATCAGGCAAACTCCTAGCCAGCATGTTGAACCCTCCGACCTGAAAGCAGCCGGTATCCGTCACCTACCCTTATCTCTTGATGGGGATAGTGAACATCACCCACGCTTCTTCAACCCATATCCAGAAGAATTGCCCCTCCcagagaaagaggatgagaagaatcTTCTAGAATTTCCCCCCGATCCCAAGCATATCCTGTGGGATACTCGTGATATGGAGATCTTTTTTACCAACCATTTCAGCAATAGCTGGGAATATGCATCAGATGAGTATCCTAAtaaccctcctccctctggCATATATCGAGA AATTGGAGACTACAAATTCGGTCAACTGCTGGAGTCTGTCGGGTTCAACTGGTACGCCGTAACAGTGACCGAATATCCAGAAGGGAATTACCCACACTTCAAAGCTATGTTAGAAAGTGAAGCGATTGGGGATGATCGACTGCTCCGCGGAGAGATTATGACTATCACCGATATCATGGCTGCTCGTCTAAGAACCAGGTCTCTACGATCGCATATCATTGCCCCA ATGCTAGTCATATCTCTAATGGGACCTCGCCATGCCCGCGTCCTGGAAGCCGATTTTGACGGAGAGATGCTCAACATTCGTGCTTCCAAGCTGTACGACTTTTCGCGCAAGAACACCGAATCTGCGCAATTGATCACGCGGTATTGGCTTGGCGGTGCGTGCGGCCAAACTACGATGGAAACGATGAAATCCAAGTAG
- a CDS encoding uncharacterized protein (COG:S;~EggNog:ENOG410PYG0): MAADQLLQSIAHSTPGEEWFDFDNSFDIPYGGVGSNPTSVDSVSPKDLDLTFADFDDCNWGPSPGVCTQELFADLVNYDAPMEGFGEHALDASSSMLDPTGSFHQMPASPTPGLMGSELTDLWSQNMGGVDDPFYTTVRQMVEFQAAADPSALSSKEKRMEASIALHMQRLQEAAMQDLELSSDSSTTFPSPRWSDSAASVYQGGTCTTPATTPLPDVTRTPVSGSESAAGAMELVLDLNMNTTTNVPKKQKPRSQAQKENYIKVRKHGACEKHRKQHKRCNCLEKAASQIAVSQKAVSTCNIPIKSTFSTQRHVHRSERESLLVSTTPTPASKSTVSQPTGGLGSKELQYVQLRHRHRLPSTPTSMDPQYGQHSPHSVKSAASCRGDVDLNGGTGRPTTFRDSSGQQQSPRSPGSDRRVGLVHSLSKRLQICSTSGQVDRGGLALRHAPDRQHANQAVTARMHVSVQASIPSRSSTAAVSGVLCRPSPSSRAAATASVQSNRSTETSAIFETHASSWRIRSLVYPSTPHSLVVQANDVHDQVASRTIVSRVLQSVFPVSHFLDLSVCFASWLSTCFDKTWSFSRFGKLVMISTRRHWLTGKGFRWG; the protein is encoded by the exons ATGGCTGCCGACCAGTTGCTCCAGTCCATCGCTCATTCCACTCCCGGTGAAGAGTGGTTTGACTTTGACAACTCCTTCGACATCCCCTACGGAGGTGTGGGAAGCAATCCCACCTCGGTGGATTCTGTCTCCCCTAAGGATTTGGATCTAACTTTTGCCGACTTTGATGATTGCAATTGGGGTCCGAGTCCTGGGGTCTGCACTCAGGAGCTATTCGCTGATCTGGTCAACTATGATGCGCCTATGGAGGGCTTTGGAGAACATGCATTGGACGCCTCGTCATCCATGCTGGACCCCACCGGGTCCTTCCACCAGATGCCCGCATCTCCGACTCCGGGGCTGATGGGGTCGGAGCTGACTGACCTATGGTCACAGAATATGGGCGGGGTTGACGACCCCTTCTACACCACTGTCCGACAGATGGTGGAGTTccaagctgctgctgatcCAAGCGCCTTGTCTAGCAAGGAAAAGCGCATGGAGGCGTCTATTGCTCTTCACATGCAACGCCTTCAGGAAGCAGCAATGCAAGATCTGGAACTGTCGTCGGACTCGAGCACAACATTCCCATCCCCTCGCTGGTCCGACTCTGCAGCAAGCGTTTATCAGGGTGGGACATGTACAACCCCAGCTACCACACCTCTGCCCGATGTAACGCGCACACCAGTCTCGGGCTCTGAGTCTGCAGCTGGAGCTATGGAACTGGTGCTTGATCTTAACATGAACACAACCACGAACGTAccaaagaagcaaaagcCTCGATCGCAAGCTCAGAAAGAAAACTACATCAAAGTTCGAAAGCATGGTGCTTGCGAGAAGCACAGGAAACAACACAAGCGG TGCAACTGTCTTGAGAAGGCCGCCTCCCAAATTGCTGTCAGCCAAAAGGCTGTTTCTACTTGCAACATACCAATCAAGTCGACCTTCAGCACGCAACGACACGTTCACAGATCCGAACGAGAATCTCTTCTTGTGAGCACGACGCCGACACCAGCCAGTAAGTCAACTGTTTCACAGCCGACAGGAGGCTTGGGTTCCAAGGAGCTTCAATACGTTCAACTTCGGCATCGCCACCGTTTGCCATCCACTCCTACGTCGATGGATCCTCAATATGGACAGCACTCGCCACACTCAGTCAAGTCAGCTGCAAGCTGTCGTGGCGACGTAGACCTCAATGGCGGTACAGGTCGTCCGACAACGTTCCGGGACAGCTCGGGACAACAGCAATCACCAAGGTCACCTGGTTCCGACCGCAGGGTCGGCCTCGTCCACTCACTGTCGAAGAGACTGCAGATCTGTTCGACATCAGGTCAGGTAGATCGGGGAGGACTGGCTCTTCGTCATGCTCCGGACAGACAACACGCAAACCAGGCTGTGACAGCCCGCATGCATGTGTCAGTCCAGGCATCAATTCCATCCCGATCCAGTACAGCTGCCGTCAGCGGCGTACTATGCAGGCCCAGCCCCTCCTCGCGTGCTGCTGCCACAGCAAGCGTGCAATCCAACCGCAGCACTGAGACCAGTGCCATATTCGAGACACACGCCAGTTCCTGGCGCATCAGATCTTTGGTATATCCATCGACACCCCACTCGTTGGTCGTACAAGCCAACGATGTCCACGACCAAGTTGCGTCGCGGACAATTGTGTCAAGGGTACTTCAAAGCGTCTTTCCGGTCTCTCACTTCTTGGATCTATCTGTATGCTTCGCTTCTTGGTTGAGTACGTGCTTTGACAAAACCTGGAGCTTTTCCAGATTTGGCAAGCTCGTCATGATATCGACCAGACGGCATTGGCTCACGGGGAAGGGATTTCGATGGGGTTGA
- the MRPL22 gene encoding mitochondrial 54S ribosomal protein uL22m (BUSCO:EOG09264LC7;~COG:J;~EggNog:ENOG410PNW5;~InterPro:IPR036394,IPR001063,IPR005727;~PFAM:PF00237;~go_component: GO:0005840 - ribosome [Evidence IEA];~go_component: GO:0015934 - large ribosomal subunit [Evidence IEA];~go_function: GO:0003735 - structural constituent of ribosome [Evidence IEA];~go_process: GO:0006412 - translation [Evidence IEA]), producing the protein MASMGAVPQYGQLIRSISSARTGLTYVPRRTLAYTVPRQASEDGSNGPNDKSESESKPSTLSSIKNFFFGGKPGAAKPKARRTTAPAKREGSLSADSIFAEDEASPKLVASGRTPAARKQAGATEEGQEEIDYAVDRRNRETMQAVLDPNPKARTRWEQKMVAREIRRRGRISPTELIMRTERESLSKSHWFKTSVKKLGPLARQIAGKNIDDAMLQMRLSKKKAAKEVLEHLEHAKNVAVVRSGMGLGAVEGKTANQKPVTITLKNGERKTINDPTSIYIDQAWVNRGPYGYDYDHRARGNINLMRPPYTSLSVVLKEEQTRIRQWQNREAEELRKRKAKLWTPLPDRKITAQNQFYSW; encoded by the exons ATGGCCTCAATGGGTGCTGTCCCCCAGTATGGGCAGCTGATCCGGTCCA TCTCTTCAGCCCGGACCGGCCTGACCTACGTCCCTCGCCGCACACTGGCCTACACTGTCCCTCGTCAAGCCTCCGAAGACGGTTCCAACGGCCCCAATGACAAATCCGAGTCCGAATCGAAGCCCTCCACCTTGTCCTCGATCaagaacttcttcttcggcggcaAGCCCGGCGCCGCCAAGCCCAAAGCTCGCCGTACCACCGCTCCCGCCAAACGCGAGGGTTCCCTGAGCGCCGACTCCATCTTCGCAGAGGATGAAGCCAGCCCCAAGCTGGTGGCCTCCGGCCGTACGCCCGCTGCCCGTAAGCAAGCCGGCGCCACCGAGGAGGGCCAGGAAGAGATCGACTATGCCGTTGACCGACGAAACCGGGAGACGATGCAGGCCGTGCTGGACCCGAACCCCAAGGCGCGCACACGCTGGGAACAAAAGATGGTTGCTCGCGAGATCCGTCGTCGAGGCCGCATCTCGCCCACCGAACTGATCATGCGGACGGAGCGCGAGTCCCTCTCCAAGTCCCATTGGTTCAAGACCTCCGTCAAGAAGCTGGGCCCTCTTGCTCGTCAAATTGCCGGCAAGAACATCGACGATGCCATGCTGCAGATGCGtctgagcaagaagaaggccgccaAGGAGGTCCTCGAGCACCTTGAGCATGCTAAGAACGTCGCCGTGGTGCGTTCCGGTATGGGTCTGGGAGCCGTCGAGGGCAAGACCGCCAACCAGAAGCCCGTCACGATCACTCTCAAGAACGGAGAGCGCAAGACCATTAACGATCCTACCTCCATTTACATCGACCAAGCGTGGGTTAACCGTGGCCCGTACGGCTACGACTACGACCACCGCGCGCGTGGTAACATCAACCTCATGCGTCCGCCGTACACCTCTCTGTCGGTGgtgctgaaggaggagcagacGCGTATCCGTCAATGGCAAAACCGGGAGGCCGAGGAGCTGCGCAAGCGTAAGGCTAAGCTCTGGACGCCGCTGCCGGACCGCAAGATTACGGCACAGAACCAGTTCTACAGCTGGTGA